The Bradyrhizobium sp. CCGB01 genome segment CGAGGTAAAGCAGCAGATCGAACACCTGCGGCTGCAGCGGCACGGCCGCGCCGCCGCAGGTCAGCTCTCGCAGGTCGCCGTCGAGCACGTTGTTTTCAAAGAGAAATCGCACGTTCCTGTCGTCTCAAGCAAAAATCAAAGTCGTCTCAGGCGAAAATCAACCGTCTGCGAAAGTCCGGACCCGTCCGTTCCGGCATGGTGCGAAGACCAAACAGTGCCGATGCCTCGGCACAACGGAGCGTTCCATGTCTCAACTTGATCACCAGGTTCATTCCATCGGCCCGGAGGTTGCGGGCTCGCGCATTTTCAAGTTCATCGCCTTTCTGTACGGAATTGCGGCATATCTCGTGTTTTTCGTCACCATTCTCTACGCCATCGGCTTCGTCATGGGGCTGGTGGTGCCGAAGACCATCGACACCGGAACCGACACGCCGACGGCCGAAGCCGTCATCATCAATCTCCTGCTGATGACGCTGTTCGCCGTCCAGCACAGCGTGATGGCGCGCAAGCAGTTCAAGGCATGGTGGACCCAGTTCGTCCCCCAGCCGGTCGAGCGCAGCACCTATGTGCTGTTTGCAAGCCTGTCGCTGCTCCTCCTGTTCTGGCAGTGGCGTCCGCTGCCCGCAGTCGTATGGGATGTCGGAAACCCGGATCTCGCCGTGACGCTGGTCACGTTGTCCCTCGCGGGCTGGGTGCTGGTGTTCAGCTCGACCTTCATCATCAATCACTTTGAGTTGTTCGGATTGCACCAGGTGACCGACCATCTCGTGGGTAAGGAGGCGGCGCCGCCGCGCTTCAAGACGCCGCTGTTCTACAAGTTCGTTCGTCATCCGATCTATCTCGGCTTCATCATCGCGTTCTGGGCGGCGCCGGTCATGACCGTGGGTCATCTGCTGTTTGCGGTCGTAACCACGCTCTACATCTTCGTCGGCATCGCGCTGGAGGAGCACGATCTCGTCGATCTCTTCGGCGACGAATACCGGCAGTACAAACAACGGGTGTCGATGCTTATTCCCTGGCGAAGGTCAGTATAATTCACGCTTCTCTCCGCGCGCGTCCACCGAAAGGAGGATGCGCGACGGAACCGGCGCGCGTAACGGATCTTGCCGGACTTTCAGCCATTCACGTTTTCTCGGGGTGAGTCCTCCTCGCCCCGATGCCTCTCACCGCAACCGCCTTCGCCGAGACTTCGGCGAACAGGAACGGGGAGAGGATTTCCAATCTTCATCAACGGAGACGACCAAATGAAACATGTCGGAAACTGCTTCTGTGGCGCGGTCACGATCGAGGTTACGGGCGAGCCGGCGGCGATGGGCTATTGCCATTGCCGCTCCTGCCGCTCGTGGTCGGGCGGGCCGGTGAACGCCTTCAGCCTGTGGAAGCCCGAAGCCGTGCGCATCACCGAAGGCGCCCAGCATGTCGAGACCTTTGCCAAGACCCCGCTCAGCCAGCGCAAATACTGCAAGAAGTGCGGCGGCCATCTCATGACCAATCATCCGCCGCTCGACCTGATCGACGTCTTCACCGCCACCATTCCCACGCTCGCCTTCGCGCCCGGCGTCCACGTCAACTATTCCGAGACGGTGCTGCCGATGCGCGACGGCCTGCCCAAGCTGAAGGACTTTCCGGCCGAGTTCGGCGGCAGCGGCGAGATGATGCAGGAGTAGCTTTCTTCCTTCTCCCCTTGTGGGAGAAGGTGGCGCGAAGCGCCGGATGAGGGGTTCTCTCTCCACTTGCAAGACCGCTCGTGAGGATAGGACCCCTCACCCGGCTTCGATGCTTCGCATCGAATCCACCCTCCCCCACAGCGGGAGAGGGCGCACTGTCCGTGTGGCGCGAGCTACCTCATCCCCGCGCGCCGAAACCCTTCCAGATAGTGCTCGCGATCCTGTTCCCGCAGCATCGGCAGCTCGCGCGTAAGCCAGGCGAGCGAGATGCCGGGCTGGGTGCGTTGCAGGCCCTGCAGCGCGGAAGCCGCGAGCTGGGGATCACCCGACATGCCGGCGGCTGCCGTCAGCACGCGATGGGCGCCGACGAAATCGGCGCGCTGCCGCATCGATTCCCGCGCCATCTGGATCGATGCCTCATAATTGCGGCCGATGAACTGGGCATAGGCGGCAACGCCGCAATAGATCGCCGCGAGCGGATCGCGCGGGCTCAGCCGCAGCGCGCGGCGCGCGGCGGCATCGCCGTCCTGCCACCTCCCCGCGTAGCACAGCGTCACGCCGTAAAACGCGTGCGCCATCGCAAAATTCGGATTGAGTTGCAGCGCCAGCTCGAACTCCGCCAGCGCGTCGTCGAAGCGGCGGCGGAACAAGTAAGTATAGGCGAGACCGTGATGAGCCCAGGCGTCCTCGCGGTCGGCTTCCACCGCCGCGAGCGCCGCGCGTTCGGCGACCGGCACGGTCATGGCCATGTCGGCCCAGCCCATATGCGCGCCGAAGATATGGCTGGTCGCGAGCAGACCCAGCGCCTTGCCATAGGCGGGATCGATCGCGGTTGCCTGTTCCAGCAGTCCTTGCGCGACGGCATTGTCCTCGCGCGTGATGCGCCAGTAGTGCGACAGCGCACGCATCACGAGGTCCCAGGCATCCAGGCTGCCCGGCGGCTTCTGCTGGGCGCGAAAACTCTCGGCGGTATAGAGCTGCGGCTCGATCGCGGCGACGATCGCCTCGGTGATCTCGTCCTGCACGGCGAAGATGTCGGCAAGCTCGCGGTCGTAGCGTTCGGCCCAGAGATGGCTGCCGGTCGAGACGTCGTTGAGCTGCGCCGAGATGCGCAGGCGCTCGCCGCTCCGCCGCACGCTGCCCTCGAGGACGTAGCGTACGCCGAGCTCGCGCGCGACCTCGTGCATGTGCACGGCGCGGCCCTTGTAGACGAAGGAGGAGTTGCGGGCGACGACGAAGAACCAGCGTAGCTTCGACAGCGCGGTGATGATGTCCTCGCTGATGCCGTCGGAAAAATAGTCCTGCTCGCGGTCGCCGCTCATATTCGTGAACGGCAGCACGGCGATCGCGGGACGTTCGGGCAGTGCGAGCCCCGCCTGCGGCGCCCGGGCGACACGGCCCGGCTCCGGCGCGGCCGCGACGAGCTGCGTCTGGACAGCGCCGACGAAACGAAACCCCTTGCGCGCAATGGTGCGGATCAGCGCCTGGTTCGCGCCGCTATCGCCGATCGCCTTGCGCGCCGCGTTGATCCGGCTGGTCAGGGTGGATTCGGAGACGCTGCGCCCGTGCCAGATCTTGTCGATCAGCTCATCCTTGCTGACCACCCGGTCGCGGTTCTCCATGAGGTGGACGACGAGGTCGAAAACCTGCGGCTCCACGGCCACGGGAACCTGCTCGCGGCTCAGCTCGCGCCGGTCGGTATCGAGAAGGTGGTCCCGGAACAGAAACTGCACGTCGAAAACTCAAACCTCACAATGACATCGGGCAAATGATGAAATCAGAACGAATTTCGACTTGAAGTCTGTGAGTCCACCGAACGGTCAGCCGGGTTCACCACGATCGCGGGATGGCAGCCATGCTGTTTTCGGATGGGAATACACTTCGGATGGAATATGGCGATTTGAGCCAGATTGCCGCGGGCAGGGGCCCAGCGTAGCCCGGATGAGCGAAGCGACATCCGGGGCCGGTCGTCCTGCCACGTTCTCTCTTGTCATTCCGGGCTAGAGCTCCGGGCGGCCCGGGATGACGGAAGCCGTGGCTTTGCCGAACAGCGGGGCCTGCGTAAGCTGCCCGCCACACAAAACACCAACCATAAAGAAACGCCCATGCCCGCTTTTCCCGCCTCGACTACCGTGCTCGACTCCATGTTGTTCCGCGACGCCTTCGGCACGCCCGAGATGCGCGAGGTGTTTTCCGACGTTGCGCTGGTGGCGCGGTATGCCGAGGTCGAGGTGGCGCTGGCGAAGGCGGAGGCGACGTGCGGCGTGATCCCGCAGGAAGCCGCCGACCAGATCGCCGCACGGACCGACGTCGCCGCACTCGATTTCGACCTGCTGCGGCAGGAGACCGACATCGTCGGCTATCCGATCCTTCCCCTGGTGCATCAGATGGTGAAGCAATGCGGCGAGGCCGGCCGCTACGTGCATTGGGGCGCGACCACGCAGGACATCATGGACACAGCCGTGGTGCTGCAGCTGCGCGCCGCGCTCGCGATCGTCGAGCGTGATATCGCGGAGCTGCGCAAGATCCTCGCCAACCTCTCGAAGCGCTATCGCGACACGCCGATGGCGGGCCGCACCCATCTCCAGCAGGCGCTGCCGGTGACGTTCGGCTACAAGGCCGCGATCTGGCTCGCGATGTTCGACCGCCATGCCGAGCGCATCGGTGAATTGAAGCCGCGCGTCCTGGTCGGCCAGTTCGCCGGCGCCGCCGGAACGCTGGCCTCGCTCGGCGACAAGGGGTTTGAGGTGCAGGAGGCGCTCTGCGCCGAGCTCAGGCTCGGCGTGCCCGCCTCGACCTGGCACGTCGCGCGCGACGGCTTTGCCGAGGCCGTGAACTTCCTGGCGCTCGTCACCGGCTCGCTCGGCAAGATCGCGCTCGACATCATGATCATGGCCTCGACCGAGTTCGCCGAGGTCTACGAGCCCTTCGTCCAGGGCCGCGGCGCATCCTCGACCATGCCGCAGAAGCGCAACCCGATTTCCTCGGAGCTGATGCTCGCGGCGTCCAAGGCGGTGCGCCAGCATGCCGGCCTGATGCTGGACGCAATGGTGCAGGATTTCGAACGCGCCACCGGGCCCTGGCATGCCGAATGGATGGCGATCCCGGAAAGCTTCGTGCTGACCGCCGGGGCGCTGCACCAGGCGAAGTTTGCGCTCGCAGGCCTCATCGTCGATGAAAAGAAGATGAACGACAATCTCGCCGTCAGCCGCGGCCTGATCGTGGCCGAAGCGGTCATGATGGGGCTGGCGCCGCAGATCGGGCGGCAGGAGGCGCATGACGTGGTCTATGACGCCTGCCGGCTCGCCAACGAGAAAGGCCTGACGCTGGCGGACGCGCTCTCGTCCGACGCCCGCGTCTCTGCCAGAATCGACCGCGCCACTATCGATGCGCTGACTTCACCGAAAAATTACCTCGGCCTCGCGCCCGCCATGGTCGATCGGGTGCTGAAATCGGCAACGCGTTGAAAACCAAACTGCGTGAAACTGCGTATCTACTTCGTGTCGCAAGGCGCTCGCGCACTTGCGCCTTGCGATGCTAGACTTAGATTGAACGTGAGACCTTCGGCAGAGGACCCCGCATGACCGATCACCGCAATTCCGCCGCTCCCATCGATCCCGCGAAACTCGACCGGCTGGCCGAGGTGGCGGTGAAGGTGGGCCTGGGCTTGCGGCCGGGCCAGGATCTGCTCTTGACGGCGCCTGCGATCGCGCTGCCGCTGGTGCGGCGGATCGCCGTGCATGCCTACAAGGCCGGCGCCGGCATCGTGACGCCGATACTCTCCGACGAAGAGATGACGCTGGCGCGCTACCGCCACGGCCACGACAACAGCTTCGATCGCGCCGCCAACTGGCTCTACGAAGGCATGGCCAGGGCATTCTCCGACAACACCGCGCGGCTCGCCATCGTCGGCGACAATCCGATGCTGCTGTCGGGCGAAGATCCTTCCAAGGTCGCGCGCGCCAGCAAGGCGAATTCGATGGCCTATCAGCCGGCGCTGGAAAAAATCGTCAATTTCGACACCAACTGGAACATCATCGCCTATCCGAGTCCGTCCTGGGCCAGGCAGGTATTCCCCGACGATCCCGAGGAC includes the following:
- the mddA gene encoding methanethiol S-methyltransferase produces the protein MSQLDHQVHSIGPEVAGSRIFKFIAFLYGIAAYLVFFVTILYAIGFVMGLVVPKTIDTGTDTPTAEAVIINLLLMTLFAVQHSVMARKQFKAWWTQFVPQPVERSTYVLFASLSLLLLFWQWRPLPAVVWDVGNPDLAVTLVTLSLAGWVLVFSSTFIINHFELFGLHQVTDHLVGKEAAPPRFKTPLFYKFVRHPIYLGFIIAFWAAPVMTVGHLLFAVVTTLYIFVGIALEEHDLVDLFGDEYRQYKQRVSMLIPWRRSV
- a CDS encoding GFA family protein; this encodes MKHVGNCFCGAVTIEVTGEPAAMGYCHCRSCRSWSGGPVNAFSLWKPEAVRITEGAQHVETFAKTPLSQRKYCKKCGGHLMTNHPPLDLIDVFTATIPTLAFAPGVHVNYSETVLPMRDGLPKLKDFPAEFGGSGEMMQE
- a CDS encoding winged helix-turn-helix domain-containing protein, producing the protein MQFLFRDHLLDTDRRELSREQVPVAVEPQVFDLVVHLMENRDRVVSKDELIDKIWHGRSVSESTLTSRINAARKAIGDSGANQALIRTIARKGFRFVGAVQTQLVAAAPEPGRVARAPQAGLALPERPAIAVLPFTNMSGDREQDYFSDGISEDIITALSKLRWFFVVARNSSFVYKGRAVHMHEVARELGVRYVLEGSVRRSGERLRISAQLNDVSTGSHLWAERYDRELADIFAVQDEITEAIVAAIEPQLYTAESFRAQQKPPGSLDAWDLVMRALSHYWRITREDNAVAQGLLEQATAIDPAYGKALGLLATSHIFGAHMGWADMAMTVPVAERAALAAVEADREDAWAHHGLAYTYLFRRRFDDALAEFELALQLNPNFAMAHAFYGVTLCYAGRWQDGDAAARRALRLSPRDPLAAIYCGVAAYAQFIGRNYEASIQMARESMRQRADFVGAHRVLTAAAGMSGDPQLAASALQGLQRTQPGISLAWLTRELPMLREQDREHYLEGFRRAGMR
- the pcaB gene encoding 3-carboxy-cis,cis-muconate cycloisomerase, with the translated sequence MPAFPASTTVLDSMLFRDAFGTPEMREVFSDVALVARYAEVEVALAKAEATCGVIPQEAADQIAARTDVAALDFDLLRQETDIVGYPILPLVHQMVKQCGEAGRYVHWGATTQDIMDTAVVLQLRAALAIVERDIAELRKILANLSKRYRDTPMAGRTHLQQALPVTFGYKAAIWLAMFDRHAERIGELKPRVLVGQFAGAAGTLASLGDKGFEVQEALCAELRLGVPASTWHVARDGFAEAVNFLALVTGSLGKIALDIMIMASTEFAEVYEPFVQGRGASSTMPQKRNPISSELMLAASKAVRQHAGLMLDAMVQDFERATGPWHAEWMAIPESFVLTAGALHQAKFALAGLIVDEKKMNDNLAVSRGLIVAEAVMMGLAPQIGRQEAHDVVYDACRLANEKGLTLADALSSDARVSARIDRATIDALTSPKNYLGLAPAMVDRVLKSATR